The Juglans regia cultivar Chandler chromosome 1, Walnut 2.0, whole genome shotgun sequence nucleotide sequence TACACAGCACTTCCACCGAAATACCTCAGCCTATCAAAAGAAGGAGACAAAACTATAATTACCTAGTGCTCTATCCTACGTCATCATGCCAGCATCATCAAACACATCATCCTGAAATGACACGTGGCTCCCCTGGAAAGAGAACCTTCTTTGACTCCTCCACGAAAGTGTGTATGAAGGAGCAAGCTAGCtcaaataaagatatatataaatattattgtcaaGCAGCTtgcataaataatatatacattctATATTAATATACCGTATATTTTATGGGAAGCATGCCTCATAACTAGCTATCATATCTCCGCCTGTTCTCAGCTTTACACTTTCTTTTCCCACAAGCAGCTAGCTCCGGTCCTGATCAGTGGCAATGGATCATTACCCTGAAAACCCTAATCTTAACCCTAATTACACACACCTACCCGAGTGTGCTCTTGATCCTTTCTCTTGGGATTTCGAATTGTCGGAGTATCTGAATATGCTTGATGGTGGTGCCGACCAAGATTCGAAATCCCAGCTGCAAAGAATAGCATCATCGGAAAAGATCATGGATTCCTCCTCATCTGCCGGATCCATTGGTGCAATATCCAGAAATAATGACATGCAAGTGAAAcccctttctttttcattttaagaaaagatCGAAATTAGGGTACTAGTTCCATATCATTGCTATATATGTTGAAGTTTttctctaattattattattttttttttttcctatatagAAGATGCAAAAATATTGGGGTGAAGAAAAGTAAGATGGATGCTGGTCATAGGGTTGCATTTAGAACCCAATCGGAGCTGGAGGTGATGGATGATGGGTTTAAGTGGAGGAAGTACGGAAAGAAATCTGTCAAGAACAGCCCAAACCCAAggtaaatatatactatatatataatattaatatttaaattccCAACTTGGGAATGATTTTAGTTCTTTTCTATCTGGGTTTTTCATTCTGTTGCTTAAAGTAAGATGGTGAAATGATTGGATGAAGATAGTTTAATGTGCTGTGTGCATTTACCAAATCAAAATGGTGGGGATTTCTAGCTTTAATATAAAAACGAGGTTCCACCAGTGATatatgcagagagagagagagagaagtgttTAATTTTACCGATTGCATGGAATTAGAACCAGTGGATCCCCTGGTTTTAAAATGGTTCAGATGGACCCCATGGAACATTAGATGTGTACATTTTTGGCTTGTTAGGCTTAGTACTACCACAGAACCTGATGATCTCGGCCAGCTCTTGAGCTCTTCTCTTTCTATCTGCTCTCTCCCAGACACACCAGGAGCTAAATAACAACATCTGAATCCCGTACGTACCAGTACTGATTTCTtgtcattattttgtttttcttatttattttcctcctcctcctcctccgatcatcatcatcctcctcctcctcctcctcacgAACTGAGACAAAGGGAGTTTACTTTTGCTCGTCTTTCTGCGATGTGTGTGCGTGTTTGTGAGACTACAAGAGCGAGAAAGCCGCAACAGTACTTTAATTTAGTTGAGGGGACTGCAGAGACACTAACTCACAGTAGTACTACACTATCACATCAGAAAAAGAAACTCGCACAATTTGCGGGTTTTATATGCTATTCCTCAAGTTAAAGCGAAGCTTCAATGTCGGGAAGTAAACCCAACTTGCACAATATAGTGAGCGACAAGATGAAGTTGTCCTTTCGTGATAATCTTCCGATCCTTTCATAAAACCGGATCCCAAATTACGATTATTGGAtacatatttacatatatatatatatatatatgttttgtgtgtgtgcgtgtggtGTGTGTGTGGAGTCTTGTGTGAGCGAGGAATCTAATACTAAGTGCAAGTGGGTTAAAGAATGGAAGAGTGGGAATGTATTCATGTGAGGCATGTATCGATCGAGTGGTCCATGAGAAGGATCCATCGATCCAAGTGCAATTATGCGTCAATGATGGCTATCGATCGATCGTTCTTGATGATCATcgtgtatcatatatatatatatatatatatatatgtatgtatttatgtatggcTGCTCTTTACTTGTAATCTTTGTATTATTGGAGTGCATATACATATCATGTATCttttgagtgatgtttgtaTGCATAGAAATTAATCATCAAGCacttttttatgctttttaacATTCGCACTGAAGTTCAAaagaaagtttatttttctagtagtttctttaaatttaaattttaaatttaaatttaaatttaaatctagtataatttttcttcctttctttcatttaacaaaggcgctatatatcttaatttacaaaattaatttggaAATTCAAAATTAAGTACTTCCAATTTATAAATCTAGctctaattttaatttcttcttttatatatgtattgataTCACTACTTGATCATCAACTCAAAGCGAGCGGcaataattaactaattggtCTCTTTTAGTTTAATTTGTTGAGACACCCTATGCAGAAACGCGCAATTAACGTCTCTCATGGATGCATGGAGCTTTGATATACCGAGCAGCTTAGAATCACTAAATTATTCTAATATTGGGCTGATCTCCATGCGTACGTATGGGTTTACTACTCTACATAATCATCCtattataattaattcaaaGGCTaggatatataattaattaattaggattaaTTTCCATAATTCTTAGGATATTTTACTCCATGAAATTTTCTAAATCTCTAACATTCTTCTTAATTTCCTAAATGATTGATATTTCATTACATAAGTATTtaccattttaaaaaatattaaatatgataaaataacaaatattcatGCCAAGATCATTCTCAACAATTTAATTTGAAACTAGTGATGGGTattaattaaaaggaaaagaaaactacaTCATGAATACCAGAAGAACTTGTACATATAGGAAATCTTTACACTAATTaaagcgagcgagagagagagagagagagagagagagagatattaaTGAGAGGAAAAGACAATACTATAGCAATCATTTCTAATTCTACAATTAGGAACCGTAACCCTGATCAGAGACCAGTCAATTAATCCAAGGCCATAATTGATCGACATCAAgttataatatcatatcatctaTACTATTTATACATCATCTTCAGATAAACTTGCTTTTTAGCAAAGATAGGATCGAGTGTCTTTCATGCCTATTTATAGCTTTGATTTGACTATTTGATGTATGGAAAGTACCACACATACGTGAAAACAGTGAAAGATTATTTTCAGTGATCTTCTCCCCATGCCAATTAagttaatttctatatatatgtagtctTGATCAGAAACCCGCAGTACTAGCTAGGACATGACTCATATGACTACAGTACTTTTAATTACTTCATTCATGATCACCATACATATAGTAGGTTTGGGGATACTGCTTGCGAGCTCAAAGGGTTTTTATTAGCCGCCTCTTGCACTACTGCATGGATTAATTTCCACTATATGTGGCTTTAAAGCCTTCCAAGTTATGGTGGGTAGAGACTTCATGAGAAGCacattatatcatatatatttatcatatattcaTGAGGTCTAGCTAGGCACTTGATTCTCTATATAATCTagttagattaacaaattaccatatatatatatgtggctaGCACATTTAATTTATTCGAAACTTTGTGCAAGAATCATGTGGTGATCATGAAGATCAGGTGACGTTCTGATCAGAGAGAAAGCTGGATATTGGAGTAGTGTTAAtgtaatttcaaaagaaatatcttAATTTGTGGACAATCATGGGGTCTACTATCTAAATATATGGCTGCAATTTGGTGCACAAATACTGGACTGTCGAAAAGATTGCTGTACGTACTTACGTGCGTGCAGAAGACTGATCTCATGAAATTAATAATCCTTCTTTTCAAGTTGCACATACAGATCATCAACTCGATCGATCCATGATGATCAGTACTCGATCTTGAGGAGTATATATACCACAGATAATTAAACAGCTTTGATTAAACATTAATGATCTTCATGCCATATTATTTATAAGCTTTTGTACTACTTGATGATCTGGTTGAGATTCATGATGATGTTTTTGTTGGTGCCCGGCTGGGACCGAAACATAAATTCTAATTATAACTGATCATGAGATTCATTTTTGTGATTATAAAACAGGAACTACTACAAATGTTCAAGCGGAGGATGCGAGGTGAAGAAGAGGGTGGAGAGGGACAGAGAAGACGCAAGCTACGTGATAACAACGTACGAGGGAGTGCATAACCATGAAAGCCCTTGTGTTGTCTATTATAACCAGACACCTCTTATGGTTCCTACTGGTTGGACTTTACAAGCTAATTCCTCccgctcttcttcttcttcctgaaTCCCCCAACCTTCCTTTCCTGgccttaaaatttatattagtgttatatatagtcaaaataataataataataataatatatgttccATAGGGATAACCAAAATGATCGAGAACAATGACACTTTTTTCTGTGTAcctgatgatcatcatgtggCAACTGGCAAACAATTATTAAGTGGCTAGGAATGGAACTGCGGTTTTGTCGGCATTCGCTTATCCACATATGGGCCTCAATCTTTTATGAATGGGCCCCAGTTTCATGCTTTCCCAGTTGTACACAAACTAAATATGTATTAATGCTACTCTTAGCAGGTTTATTAAGGCTTGGGTTTCttttgaagtttgttattttaccCGACATGCTACAAAGCATATTATATTATCGACATCGTGCCATGTTTCTGCATGTTTCCAAGCGGTGACCTTCGAACTAGCTACTGTTGTATTCACGCGATTTTTTTATAGCGTACACAACACCCACCAATGGCGAGAACAATTCTCTATCAAGTTCGTTCTCTACATCACGAGCCACATTCCATTCCGAGCACCTACACCTCACCGACACAAACCATTTTGCGTACCGTTTGATTTTTTGTTCATAATAgctgggaaaagaaaaaaaaaacatatctttATTACGAgatgtttaattttaatggtATTCAATACTGAGCTCCACCGTCGGTTTGGAGCAAGACCCGCTTCTTATTTTTGCGGTTTGTTGTGTTCAATCTTGTTCTGGTAGAGAACctatttcctcttttttttttttgccgttTTTGGAGCCTAAGAATTTTTCGAACGAGACCCACTTCAAGATTTCTTGCCGGATCCGTTGACGCCGGTGgttcttgtttttttgtttgagcaGCGGGAGTAATTGTTTTGTCATTTGTTTCCCTTACAACACAaagtgttttgtaatattttatgtaatttcagCTTTAGATCTTTGcctatttttcatctaatcatggGTTTGAGATTGAAATATGGGGTACTCATGTCGAGAGAGCGTTGCTCTTCGTGGAAGTTAAGTTTGCTTCATGTTGCTTGGATTGGTAAACGCGTGAGGATGTAAATTGGTTGGTGCTTCGTTCGGATGTGATTTTGGTTTAAAGTTCTGGGGAAATAATGTTTTGGAGGAACcgtgagagagagaacaaagaaCAAAACGGTGGATCGCCTTGTGGACAGGTTCGGGTACTTGTTGTTGGAGACTCAGGTACTTGTTATTATTCATTCTACATCTGCTATCTTCTTTATTGGTTctgtatttatttgttttctatatGCTTCTGTGATTCTGGTAATGTGCCGTCATGTTGGATGTTTAATGATCTCTATATGCGTTAAACCCGTATGCGTAAAAGTCTTAAATTCTGCTCGAAACTGGTAGGATAAACAGGAGGCAGtgtgtgtaaattttttatgagtgtGGCTGTTTAGATTAgactgaagaaaataattttctcactTCTTACTTCCATGAACCTTATTGagtataagaatatattttattctcacaAGTTACTTATAGgtctagaaagaaaaataaaaagaacacaaaaaccTACATGACGCAAGAAATTGGCTGTGAATGGTATAAGGTATCACACAGAATTCAATATAACTTACTTTCATGCATACTTATAGCTTACCCACAAGAAATTGGTGACAATACTATGACATTTCACTTCTTTCAGATAATTCTTATATTAATGAGCAGTTGGTGGATGCAAATGTTTCCACAATAACTAGGTGCTTAAAGAAACAGATTGCTGATTGGTGTGGTAACAATACTTACGTTAAGGGGGATAATTACAGCATGGTTGGTGCTTTTGAATCTATCAAATCTATCGTAGTCCTAACTGGAAGAATTTGAAAGGGCTCTAATCTCTGAAATCTGAATGCATTGAGAACATAATgcaatattattctaattttttttattggcaccggatgTCCGGGAACAACATCTTGACTAATCTcgggggtgcacaagccctcggcaaggagtttcctacaagtgcacctcgggtaaattattctaattaaacCAAAAAGCTAAGTGAGAATTTCAATTCTTGAATTCCACTGTCATacttattatttcattttttatgtgCAACACACATTCAAACCATAATAAGTAATGCATGAGGTGTGTGCATTATCAGTATCTAGTCTAGAGGTGTTGTGTCCATCAAGACAGAGTACATTACGATCTACAATAGCATAATTTTTAGATATCTAGGATGGACAATGGATCATATAGTTATGATATTCTGCCAGTCTATCCAATCAttattttgcatctaaaatgagaCATTCGATGTAAAGTTAACATGTCACACAGGAATTGAGATTGAGGAAGACTGATTATTTGCCTTCACGAAATGACTTGCTTTCACAAAATGTCTGCTTTCTTTATTACTCTGTAAAAGTCTTTAGTCCTTTCTTTACCTATATTCAGTTTGTGATCTCATGGTAGGTGTTGGGAAAACTTCTCTTGTTCATCTAATTGTCAAAGGTGGTTCTGTCGCTCGCCCTCCTCAAACGATCGGGTGTGCAGTTGGTGTGAAGGTAAGACTTAAAATTTCTTTGATTCTGCAAGGATATTCAAATATGGTGCTGACATTATGGAAATTCATGCCACTCCTTTGACCCAGCACACTACATATGGAAATTCTGGTAGCTCTTCAAGTAGCATAAAAGGTGATTCTGAGAGAGATTTCTTTGTGGAACTTTGGGATGTGTCAGGACATGACTGTTACAAAGACTGCCGGTCGCTTTTCTATTCCGAAGTCAATGGTGAGTACCGATTTTCTTCATTCCATAAATGTTCTATTCTCCTGATAGCTAATTGTGTATGTCAAATCACTTGTACAAAAATATTGTGTAGGTCAATGACTTGGAAattaaaggggaaaaaaaaagttccaagAGAGCATGTGCATGTAGAATTTAAAGTAGAAGAGAAGGCTCCAAAAGAACAGTGGTTTCCAATTGTAAGTGGTGTCAATATAGATATTCAACTAAGAAATGCGCAGCCTTTCTTAGGCTTGTCAGTGCATAAGCAAACATTATTGCATCTCCTAATCAATGCAAGTTCTATATAGTGATGGTCTCATACAGTTATCCCACATTGGACTCCAGACTATGAGAACTACTTTGAGAACCACGGGTGAGTTAATTGGAACCATCATATAAGATGCCAATGTATGGGAATCTAGGGTAAAACTAAATATGAGTTGCATAGATTGGTTAGTATGGGAAAGTAAATCTGTGTAATTCAAAGATGAAGGAAAATTGGTATTTTTACATGAAACTTTATGGGGCCATCCATCCAATTCTCACTGTTTCACATTTCTCATCCCCTAAGTAGTATCACTGTTTGTTATCTACTATTGTAGCGGTACAATCATATCCAACAGCGATCGAACAGCCGTTTCCTAATTGTACTCCCCACTAAAGCTAATGGTGCCTCAATACATACTCCACACAGGGCTGTTCTATGAATTCTACTTATGAGCTGGCTTGAAATTTGAGTGCAGGTGTTATTTTTGTTCATGATCTCTCCCAGAGAAGGACAAAAACAAGCTTGCAGAAATGGGCCACTGAAATTGCTGCACATGGGACATTTTCAGCTCCCCTAGGATCTGGTGGCCCCTTTGGCCTTCCAGTCCCATATATTGTTATCGGTAATAAAGTTGATATCACTGCGAAGGAGGGTACAAGAGGAAGCAGTGGCAATCTTGTTGATGTAGCTCGTCATTGGGTTGAGAAGCAGGGTCTACTTCCATCCAGTGAGGAACTTCCCCTGATTGAGAGTTTTCCCAACAATGGAAGCCTTCTTGCCGTAAGAATTTGGACTTAACCTTTTGATTGCATCATTGTTATTTGGCATAGGAAATACACCCTCCCCTACCCCCttttcccaagaaaaaaaaatcctgttCTTCTGTCACTACTGAAGTGCCCCATGGAAAACAAATTACTGCGTTGTAATATAGATAATAATGAATCTGTTGTGTTCTTGCTACTCAATCAACTCGTGTGTTCAATTGCCATGAAAAGACGATTAAGTTCTGAGTTTTCATTGTTTGTCCACCTGTCTATTCCTGGTTTCCTGAGTCTGACACCTTGAATCTCCTTATATTTAGGATCCACACGCCTCTTACTTCAGTGGACTGGAAACCAAGTCCCTCTTTTGCATAGCATTCTAGTACATCATACAATTGAAATCAATTGCGAAATTgaattacttaaatacaaaagcagaaatatatattttcttggttTCAGAAACTTGATCGTGCGGGGCCTCAGTTGTAGAAATTGTACTTACAATGGAATGGGAGGTTTCAGCAGTAGTACTTGAGCATCCTGTCTTTCATAATCAATTTGGGAGGCTTCTTACTTTTCTTGTTGGCTAACTCCATATTAGTGGTTTCAACATAGGTCACATAAGTGAGTTGTCTCTGCAGATCTCTTTTAGCTGTCATGAAGCATTATTCTCTCTTTCAGCTCTTCTTCCATTTATGGTTCATATCTTTCATGTGTTTCTGCACTTCAAGACAATGATGTCCTCACgattttctcttcaaaataatttccCGCAAAATTTCGTGAGATTCTTACACCTAGCTATATATCTATTAGAAAGATGGAGAGACCTTTTTTATTACAACCCATGAAAAATATCGGGGCTCACTTTACGTTTATGTTATGTGCCCAttgtttgtcttttttgttttttttctttgtttttcctttttgcagGGGTTGCTTTTCGTAAAATTCTTTTGCTTGATAGATAATGTGATTTGAGGATTTTACTAGATGATTTCATGCAATATATTACTTCCATTATGACTCAATTGCTATTTCCATCTTACGAGTTAGGAAGATTTGTGAAtcaaattgttgaaaaataagatgattaCATTTCTACCTGGCCATTTCTGCATCTCCAATTCACTTATATGTAAACCACCACTTGTTGGATTATATTCTGTGAACAAACTTTGCAGGATTGGAAGCGGTTAAATCTAATAGAAAATTCTAGAACCTTTACATCAAGGGCAGGCATGGGATATAGTAAAACTGAAAGAGTAATAGTTGATGCAGTGATGATTGTAGATATTGGTAGTAGATCTGCGTAATAATATTTGTATGTCATGGTGCATGTGTTGGGCATATGCAGGCTGCTAAAGAAGCAAGATATGACAAGGAAGCTGTGGTGAAATTTTTTCGAATGGTCTGTATTCTTGTTCTTTGTGTAGGTTTCCTTTCCTCCTTCCCCCAAGTTCcctttttcctttccctttctgACATCATCCAACTCTTTTGGCAACCCTTGTTTCAGCTGATCAGAAGAAGATACTTCTCAGACGACTTACCTGCACCAACTCCGTTGTCTATATCTTCAGTCCAGAGAGCCTCACATCGTTTAGATGAAGGTTTAAGTAATGGGGATCAGTCTTATAAGAACAAGAGGTAATTTCTGTTGAACACTCGAGAATTTCTGCTTTGCTTGTGACCAGATTTCTTTAAACAACAACAATCATCATCGTCTGGTCGTGAGATATGCTTAAAAATTCAAGATTAGATACTTATTTTGGTTCCACATATTATTTGTTTCACAGCTTATTGGGTTGCATATCTGTTTAATTAACTCATATGAGTGGTGTTGAAtggtatattatttttggtgCACAATTTGAGgtctttcaacttttattttgttttctgttaCCCCATTTGCAGCTACACTGACCAATATCTTTATCATTTGCAGTTCCATTGGAGATCCTTATAAATACAACGTGCTCCCTCCCCTTCCAGCGCAACGCAATCTGACGCCACCTCCCACGCTTTATCCTCAGCAGCCAGTTTTGGTTTCTGAAGGTTACAGCCTCCCAAGATTCTCCCTGACTGGCTCTCAAGAGATCAGCAGTAATGCCAGATCAAAGCGCTCAGATATTAATGTATGATGACCACTCACCCTCGCTTGTTCTTAGCCAAAAGATAGATGATACTGTCTCTGATTGctgggataaaaaaaaaaatcccattctTCCTTGAATGCGGATCATACAAGCGGTTAATTGTTCTCTTCGCTATCTATGCTTGTTAAATCTTCTGTTgattcacttataaaaaaaaatgttgtgttgATTCTTTCATATCTACAGGCTCTCCCTCAGTCACTGTACTTTTAGTCATACCCTTAGTTATAGGTGTAATGACTCGTTGAACCTGAAACTTCAGGTGATTCTTTGTAATcaaactctattcttttccttggaagttCTGGTtgtataaatttcatttttaattcaaCTCGAATGGATCATCATCCTAAGAATACTTGTGTCTTTAATTGtgactatatttttatttttattgtgatttatattttcttgaaaaaaaaagaaaaaaagaaagtgcaCTCGAAGATAGAGATATACTAGTTGACGTGGTGCATTTTTAAGTGTCTTTCTGTTTAATGTTTGACATAAGAAACCAAGATGCAAGGTCAATAGTATGATTAGAACAATAAAATCCGATGATGAAGAGTTGGAGcttagatatattaaaaaaggaaaaagctatTTGTACTTATGTAACGGTAAATGTTGACGTGTTAGTtattaatatgttgaaaattatgaaatttaaaatttaaaaatttgaatttaaaaaaaaaaactgataaaagGAATATGGTATGTAAAATTAGAagtatatgtaatattactcaaataaaaaatcaatatacctataagttaaaaaatgaacaaataagATCTAAATCACCGACTTTGTCCATTCACTTCGGTTATTTTTTACTATGTAAATCAAATAGGATGAAAAGTAACATTACGaactttttataaaactaaaataaaaagaaaaaaaactccacACATTtctaatgtaaaaataataaatgtaaattaaaaataaatagtaatattgcTAATTATTTATTGGAGATTATACCACAAAAAATAgagattatatattaaaaagaaaaatagagactCCGCagatataatattcttattattaaaaagattattcaatttattagttatattataaattaaaaaaaatttatttattattttacacaccatatattaatatataatttatcatttttatcattctatttaatctgtaatgataataaaatagcatttctcttgtaaatttagtatataagttTGGAGGAAAAGgccaaaaaaaaaggaagacaaAGATAGTactaatatgtttatttttttatttttttaattccctAAAAAGTGTGCACTAAAACCCTATTATTTGCCGCTCTTTTCACCTTCCCAAGCTCGGCGGTTTCCTCGTTTCAGGTCAGacctctctgtctctccctctcactctaCTTCAAAGTGTGGATTTTGGGTCTTCTAATCGAACTATGTGAAAGATGAACCCTTTTTTATTTGCGCTCTGGCAGATGCTATGCTTTCGTGAATTTAATCTGTAGCTCCTGATCTTGATTTCTAGGGTTTCTCTGTGACATTTCTCTGTTCCCATTTATCCGTCCGGTACTAACTTTGAAAATGGTGGCCAAGTAAACAGAGCAATTTCTGTTATCCGGATTTTTCTTCTTGTGATCTGGAATTAGTCTTcctaaatattttcatcataatgGGTTTTCATATTCCATTGCTTGGcattttgtttgatttgtaACATTATTTTGTATGGCTAAAGACAATGGAATcacccaaaataaattttttacgGAATTTCGGTGGAGCTATGGGTGTCTAAAGTTTGGAGGACTAGTCATAGGGCTTGGCATCCTGTGAAATTTGCATGGTTTACAGAATTTGAAGATATGCTTCTTCGGTGGTTTTTAATTGTCCCTTGTTAATGGTAGACGTGCACAACAGAATGTCTAAATCAAACTTTGTTCTAGTTTTTGCTCGATAATTGTGCAGTAATACATTAGAATGTCACTTCCAGTTCGACTTTAGCGAGGATGATTGCTGATAATATCTGTCAATTTGAGCCCTGGTTAATGGTCCAGGTGGTTAAAGAGTGAGGTGGGATTCAGGTATGTTGTAGGTTCAAAGTTTGCTTAGGAAATAAAGATGATCATAAAATGGTTGTTCTCGTGACTCTAGAACTTAGGCACTTATGGTGAAATCTGTGCACTTTTTTACGGGCTATGGCAAGTGCATTCTTTTCTAATATCTAAGATGAGACTCCAATAGCGTTTAACCGAGAGAGCCTTATTCATTGTATATCTCATGATAATCAGAAGTTTCATAAAAGCATTGTTTATAAAGATTATCCATTTTCATGATAGGCATCAACATTGAATGATGAATCTCACTTCCTTAtgagattcagagatgagataggatggtttcaaatgaaagttgaaagttgaataaaatattgttagaatattattttttaataatattattgttttaggatttgaaaaagttgaattgggattt carries:
- the LOC108983548 gene encoding probable WRKY transcription factor 51, encoding MDHYPENPNLNPNYTHLPECALDPFSWDFELSEYLNMLDGGADQDSKSQLQRIASSEKIMDSSSSAGSIGAISRNNDIRCKNIGVKKSKMDAGHRVAFRTQSELEVMDDGFKWRKYGKKSVKNSPNPRNYYKCSSGGCEVKKRVERDREDASYVITTYEGVHNHESPCVVYYNQTPLMVPTGWTLQANSSRSSSSS
- the LOC108983547 gene encoding small GTPase LIP1-like; translation: MFWRNRERENKEQNGGSPCGQVRVLVVGDSGVGKTSLVHLIVKGGSVARPPQTIGCAVGVKHTTYGNSGSSSSSIKGDSERDFFVELWDVSGHDCYKDCRSLFYSEVNGVIFVHDLSQRRTKTSLQKWATEIAAHGTFSAPLGSGGPFGLPVPYIVIGNKVDITAKEGTRGSSGNLVDVARHWVEKQGLLPSSEELPLIESFPNNGSLLAAAKEARYDKEAVVKFFRMLIRRRYFSDDLPAPTPLSISSVQRASHRLDEGLSNGDQSYKNKSSIGDPYKYNVLPPLPAQRNLTPPPTLYPQQPVLVSEGYSLPRFSLTGSQEISSNARSKRSDINV